A window of Paenibacillus phoenicis genomic DNA:
TCACGGCTTCAGGCATCGGCGTAGCCATTTTCCAACGTCCTTGGACGGACTCTTCATAGGTTTTGCCTGCGGAATTGGCGCTGGCTGCAATCGCAGTAACCTCAAACCAAGGATGTTGATCCAGCAGCTGTACGAAGCGTTGCCCTACCATTCCTGTTCCACCAACGATGCCTACTTTCAACTTTTGACCCATTTCTAACATCCAGTCCTTTCCCTGTGAGTATTGGAATTATCGTCATAAAAAAATCCCGCCTCCAAGACGAGACTTCCATCTTGGGGGCGAGATTGGTATGCTCGCGGTACCACCCCAGCTTCGTTAATATGTCGCCATATTAACCTCTTCAAGTACAGCCTGGCGCTGCCAAGCGTATACCCTAGCTCTATAACAGGAGCTCCTGTCACACCATCCCGCCGCTTACACGTTCCGATGTGCTGCTCAGAGGCTTTCTTCAGTAAAGTCACGCTTTGCTCCTTCTCAGCGTACCGGAGCTCTCTGGAAAGGTTCTCTTTACTTACTCTTCTCGTCATCGCATTTACATGTTGCGATAATATTACCAGATTCCTGCCAGAACGTAAACTGGTTTCAAGAAATTTTCAGGTTTACCTAGTTGTCCTTTTCATCGATCCGTATGACGCAATATCTGATTGAAGACTTGCCTGTCCTCAGCGACATCGAAGTAACGGTAGCCGTACCCGCACCAGTTCGTGAGGTTTACCTCGCGCCGCAGGGAATGAAACTCCCCTTCCATCAGGAAAATGGCCGCGTCCATTACACCCTGCCGCCGTGGTCCTGTCATCAAATGGTTGTGCTGCAGTTTTAGCGCACGCTGAACGCAAAAAGAGCCTTGAACCGCTGGGTTCAAGGCTTTACTTTATTGCCTGGCTCTATTTACCGCAGCGCCGCCAATACCTCTTCCGTAGACCGAATCTTGCCGATGCGTGGGAAGATATAGCGGCAGACGTAGTCATGCTCCTCTTTTGTTGATGCCGTCATGGCATCCTCGACGAAGATTTGATGGTACCCATGCTGAAACGCTTCGCGCGCGGTCGTGTCCACCCCGATGGAGGTGGAGATGCCGCAGAGCACGATCGTATCGATGCCCCGCCGCCGCAGCTGCAGATCCAGATCTGTGCCGTAAAAAGCACCCCATTGGCGTTTCGTCACGACATGGGTCCCTTGAATATTGGCCAGTTCTGGCACGATTTCATCCCAACCTTCAGGGTAAGCGCCTGGACTGAGATGACCGTCGGTATCAGGCTTGAGCATATCCTTGCCATCCAACGTAGATACGCGGACAAGCACCACAAATCCGCCTTCTTCGGCAAATGCCTGGGCCAACCGGCTCGCGTTTCTTACGACTTCCGCACTGTCGTACGGCGCACTTTGTCGGGACGGATGGCAAATCCCTTGCTGCAAATCGATAAGCACGAGTGCGGTTTTTTCCGCAAGAATCATCGTGTTCGTTTCGGGTTGGATCATTTCCATCATTTCTGCTGAACTTCCCTTCTCTTGTATACTTTACAGAGCTGCCGAATGGCTGGGCTCCCGCAGCTTTTTATACACCTTTGCATATACCCAAGCTGCGTTAATCAGGAGCAACACGCTGGTCAGCAGGAAGACATACGGGATGCCAAACCAAGCCGCAACTTGACCGCCCAGCACCGAACCGGCGAATACTCCCAAGTAGCCAGCCGCCATACTTAATCCAAATACCCGGCCGGTTAGATGCTCCGGGGTAATTTTCTTAATGAGGGTGTTCACCGAGGGATTGAGTCCCCCTGCAGCAGCTCCCAGCAGGAACCGAAGCCCCATCAACTCCCAGGGATTGCGTGCCATCGCCTGCGGGACAAACAAGATCCCCGAGACCAAGAGCGCTGCCAGCATCACTTTATGAGCGCCAATCCGGTCGGACAGCTTCCCTAGCTTTGGCGCTGCCCAAATATTAGCCAACCCGGATGCCGAGAAAATCATACCGGCCAACATCGCCACATGGCTGCTGTTACGGGAGATTTCATTCACGTACACGGTAAGGACCGGCTCCACCGAATACATGGCGACACTCAGCATAAAGAACGTGGCGAACAGCGTCACCGTCAAGCTTTTTTCCGGAAGCGCGCCCCATACTTCCTTCATGCCCGCCACCTTCACTTCCGAACGCACAAACGTCTCTTTCACGAACAACAGCGTCATGATGAAGGCGATCAGCATCAGTCCGCCAGTTAAGAAAAAGGTCTCTTGAAGCCCGGCGTGTTCAGCGATAAATCCACCGATCGTTGGACCTAGCAGCGAGCCGGCGATATTGGACGTAGACAAGAGCCCTAGTGCCCAGCCGGCGTGCTCCTTGTCCGTTTGCGTCGCAATCAGCGTCGTGCAAGCGGTGCTGTAGCCGGTAATGATGCCTTGCAGGAACCGAAGGGCGATCAGCATGTGGACATTGGTGACAAACCCCATGCACCCAATGATAATCGCCATCCCCAGGCTGGCCCGTAAGAGCATCGGTTTCCGGCCAAATTTATCAGCCGCAAGCCCCCAAATCGGCGAGAAAATCGCCGAGACGATAAACGTGATGCCAAAGGCCAGTCCCGAATACCGGGACACCGCATCGGCCTGATCCACTCCCAGCTCCTTGATGTAAAGCGGCAGGATTGGTGCAAGCTGGCTCATGCCCACGCCTGTCACAAACATGCCGAACCAGCAAACGATCAAATTTCTTTTCCAAATCGGCATAACCTTAAGCCTTCCTTCTGTAACCCCCCTGTTCCCTGCGCGCGCAGATGAACAATAAGATGAACATTCTTGCAGGACAATATTAACGCGAAGGTTAGCTTTACTCCATGCATTATCTTAAACTCCATGGACGATTTTGCTGTAATATTCCGATGGGCTCATCCCTTCGGTCCGTTTAAAAATTCGACTGAAGTAGAATTCGTCAGCGAAACCGAGCTCCAACGCGATTTCTTTGATTTTTTTATCACTTTCTAGAATCAGCTCTTTGGCTTTATCGATCTTCAGTTTGTTAAAGTACTCAATGACGGTAAATCCGGTCGTCTGTTTAAAAGCCCGCGACAGATAATACGTGGACAAATGCACCAGATCCGACAACTCCGCCAACGTAAGCCGCTCGCCAAGATGCTCGCGCATATACTGAATCACTTTCTCGATTTTGAGCGCAACCGCGTGGTTCTGATTTTGTCTTTTCACATGGACCAAGATTTCATACAGCAGTTGCTCCAGCCCGGCTCTCGTCAGCAGCTCATACCCCGGCAGTTTAGCGAACCAGGCTGCCGCCAGCCGGCGAAAGGCATCCTCAACCAAATAACCGTTCTGCAAAATCTGCATGGGCGGAAGCGGCAAGCGCTCGGTTTCCTGCCCGATGGACCAGGCCCCGTCATCAAAGCGGATGCCCGCATAACTAAAGTGGACGGAATAGAAACAGATTGGATCCGCTTCATCCATCTGAATGTGATGGGGTAACCCCGCGTGGATATAAAATAACATGCCTTCTTGAACGAGATGCTTCTTGCGGTTCAACGTAATACTGCCCTTTCCTCCGGTGACGAGCAGCAATTCGTGGTGCGTAAGCGTTCGACGGATATGATTTCTTAGCTGCTTACCGTCATTCGGCTGCTTACTATTGCAATAATGGATATGAAAATGTAAATGGTTCAGGTTCATGACCGCTCGCCTCCTGATCGAGACTTCCGCTGCAGAACGCAGCTACTGCGATTAGACCATACGGACGGGCAAACCGCAACCTCACCCCTAAGAAGACGTAAATATAGTATCTGATTGGGGGGAGGATAATAATGTGGAGTTAAAACCTTGGTTCACCCGGTGGACAAGGACGACTCGGGCCCAGCTGTTAATTGCACTCCTCGTTATTATTGGAATAAGTGTTTGGACAGCGCCTTATTTTTCGGAAGCGGTGTTTTACTTGCATGGGGACAAATTCAGACCGATCCATCAGGAGCCGCAGGCGGTAACGTATCGATCCTATGACGGTCAAGAGGTCGTGGTCATGAACGGTAACGATCCGGGCCAAAAGCGGGTAAGTATCGATCGGCAGGAATATAAGGTCCACGTTCTGGAAGCCCAGTGGGTTCCACGCTATGAGGTGATCTATCCGTCAGGGGAGCGGTTCCAGGTGGAAGCGCACGACGAGATCTTGTTGTGGCTGGACGATCAGGGCGAGTTGGTCCCTGAAATCTCATGGAACATCAATGGTGTCCCCCAGCCCATCGACGAACACGTTGGCTTGTATAGTCCTAGTATGATCGTCCGAGCGGCCTTTCCCGAATACCACAGCAAACAGGGGAGCTTGCTGCTCTACTACGGCTCCTATGTGCTCATGTTTTTCGGATGGAGCTTATTCCGCTTTGAGAAGCTGCAAAACGTCTTATTTCATCTCTCCTTACACGGGTTATGGGTGCGCGAGGCGGAACCAAGCGATTTCTATTATGTCTCCTGTAAAATCAGCGGTATCGCGATTATTGGTTTAGGAATCTATGTTTTCATCCAATCGTTCTTCATCTAAAAAACAAGGCCAACCTCATTCGGTTGGCCCTTCGTTTTGCTGTTATTTAACTTCCGTTGCACCTGTTACTTTGCCGTCGATTTTCGCGCTGGCTTGCACGTCGGCATTGGCGAAGTAAAGGTT
This region includes:
- a CDS encoding hydrolase; the protein is MEMIQPETNTMILAEKTALVLIDLQQGICHPSRQSAPYDSAEVVRNASRLAQAFAEEGGFVVLVRVSTLDGKDMLKPDTDGHLSPGAYPEGWDEIVPELANIQGTHVVTKRQWGAFYGTDLDLQLRRRGIDTIVLCGISTSIGVDTTAREAFQHGYHQIFVEDAMTASTKEEHDYVCRYIFPRIGKIRSTEEVLAALR
- a CDS encoding multidrug efflux MFS transporter — its product is MPIWKRNLIVCWFGMFVTGVGMSQLAPILPLYIKELGVDQADAVSRYSGLAFGITFIVSAIFSPIWGLAADKFGRKPMLLRASLGMAIIIGCMGFVTNVHMLIALRFLQGIITGYSTACTTLIATQTDKEHAGWALGLLSTSNIAGSLLGPTIGGFIAEHAGLQETFFLTGGLMLIAFIMTLLFVKETFVRSEVKVAGMKEVWGALPEKSLTVTLFATFFMLSVAMYSVEPVLTVYVNEISRNSSHVAMLAGMIFSASGLANIWAAPKLGKLSDRIGAHKVMLAALLVSGILFVPQAMARNPWELMGLRFLLGAAAGGLNPSVNTLIKKITPEHLTGRVFGLSMAAGYLGVFAGSVLGGQVAAWFGIPYVFLLTSVLLLINAAWVYAKVYKKLREPSHSAAL
- a CDS encoding helix-turn-helix transcriptional regulator produces the protein MNLNHLHFHIHYCNSKQPNDGKQLRNHIRRTLTHHELLLVTGGKGSITLNRKKHLVQEGMLFYIHAGLPHHIQMDEADPICFYSVHFSYAGIRFDDGAWSIGQETERLPLPPMQILQNGYLVEDAFRRLAAAWFAKLPGYELLTRAGLEQLLYEILVHVKRQNQNHAVALKIEKVIQYMREHLGERLTLAELSDLVHLSTYYLSRAFKQTTGFTVIEYFNKLKIDKAKELILESDKKIKEIALELGFADEFYFSRIFKRTEGMSPSEYYSKIVHGV